The Sandaracinobacteroides saxicola nucleotide sequence GGAGGAGCTGGGCGTGCCCTATGACACGGTCGTGCTGGACTATGGCACCAGCATGAAGGCGCCCGACTATCTCGCCATCAACCCGATGGGCAAGGTGCCGGCCATCCGCCACGGCGACCAGATCGTCACCGAATCCGCGGCGTGCTGCGCCTATCTCGCCGATGCCTTCCCGGAAAAGGGTCTGGCGCCCCCGCCGGCCCGGCGCGGCTCCTACTATCGCTGGCTGTTCTTCGGCGCCGGCCCGGTCGAATCGGCGATCATGGATCGCTACCGCAGAATCGAAAATGATGCCGAGGCGCAGGTCATGGCCGGCTATGGCAGCTTCGATGCCATGGTCGCGGCGCTCGATGTCGCCGTGCGCGCCAACCCCTGGCTCGCCGGCGAGGACTTCAGCGCCGCGGACGTCTATGCCGGATCGCAGATCGACTGGCCGATGCAGTTCGGCATGCTTCAGGGCACGCCCGCGCTCAACGCCTATGTCGAGCGCCTGCGCGACCGCCCCGCCTACAGGCGCGCCAAATCGCTCGACGACGGATAATAGCGTTCCACCAGCTGCAAATCGGCGTCCAACTCATAGACCAGCGGCGCCCCTGTCGGGATCTCCTCGTGCAGGATGTCGGCGTCGCTGATGCCGGACAGATGCTTCACCAGCGCCCGCAGCGAATTGCCGTGCGCCGCCACCAGCACCCGCTGCCCGCGCCGCAGTTCCGGCGCGATCGCGGTTTCGAAATAGGGCAGCACGCGCGCGATCGTATCCTTCAGACTTTCCGCCACCGGCACCTCGATGCCGGCATAGCGCCGGTCGGCGGAGAGGTCATAGGCGCTCCCCGCCTCCATCGGCGGTGGCGGCACGTCGAAACTGCGCCGCCATATCAGCACCTGTTCCTCGCCGTGCAGCGCCGCCGTCTCGGCCTTGTTCAGGCCCGTCAGCCCGCCATAATGCCGCTCGTTCAGCCGCCAGTCCTTGGTCATCGGCAGCCACAGCCGACCCATCGCCTCCAGCACGATGTTCGCCGTCTTGATGGCGCGCATCTGCACGCTGGTGAACACCTGGTCGAAATCAAAGCCTTTTGCCGCCAGCAGCTCGCCCGCCGCCCGCGCCTCGGCGGCGCCCTTTTCGGTCACATCCACATCCCACCAGCCGGTGAAACGGTTCTCCAGGTTCCAGGCGGATTGCCCGTGGCGGATCAGCACCAGCGTCGGCATGTCAAAGCTCCATCGTATAGCATATGTTATGCGGGCTGTCGGGATAATCCCCGAACGGCGCGCAGGGCACAAACCCGAACCGCGCGTACAAGGCCCGCGCCGCGGCATAATCGTCGGACGTCCCCGTCTCCAGGCTCAACCGCGTCCAGCCCCGCGCGCGCGCCACTGCGACCAGGTGCGCCAGCAGCGCCGCCGCCACGCCCCGCCGCTGGAAGTCCGCCGCGGTGCGCATGGACTTCACCTCGCCATGCCCGTCGCCCAGATCCTTCAACGCCGCCATCCCGGCCAGCTCCCCGCCGATCCATGCCGACCAGAAGGTCATGTCCGGCGCCCGCAGCGACGCCAGGTCGAGCGCGAAGCTGAACCCCTCCGGCGTCACCGCCCGCGCCTCCGTGACATGCGCGGTGATCAGCTTGGCGATGGCGTCGCCGGACAGGTCATCCTCGACGATGCGCATCACAGCCCGTCGATGATCAGCGCCAGCGCCCGCAGGCAATCGCGCGCCAGCGCCGCGCTGCGTTCGGGCGACCAGCCGTGCACCGCGTCGGGCATCTCCTTCGCATCCTTGAACGGCATCTCCAGCGTGCCGGCCACCGCGCCGAACCGATGCGCCACCGCATTGGTGCTCATCGTCAGGTTCGCCTTCCCCGCGCCCGCCGGCGGATAGCCCACCCGCGTCTGGAAATCCGGCGACAACCGCGCCAGTTCCGCCTTGTACCGGTTCAACAGCGCCAGCTGCTTCTCGGTGATCCCGGGAATCCCCTCGAACCCGGCGATGAAATTGTGCGGCAGCGCCTCGTCGCCATGCACGTCCAGCGCGAAATCCACGCCCGTCGCATCCATCGCATCGCGCACGCACAACACCTCGGGCGAGCGCTCCGCGCTCGGGTTTGCCCATTCGCGATTCAAATTCGCCCCCGCCGCATTGGTCCTGAGATACCCCCGGCGGGAGCCATCCGGGTTCATGTTCGGCACGATGTGGAACGTCGCCTTCGCCCGCAGCGCCCGCGCGACGGAATCGGCGGCGTCGGTCAGCAGGGCAAGCGCGCCCTCCATCCACCATTCCGCCATCGTCTCGCCCGGATGCTGCCGGGCATAGAGCCACACCTGTTTCGGCCCGTCGCCCAGGGTCAGGCAATCCATCGCCTGCCCGTCCAGGCTCTGCCCCAGCACGCGCAGGGTCACGCCCGGCATCGCCGCCATGCGCGCCACCAGGTCATGATGCCGCTCCATGCTGTAGGGCGCGAAATAGGCCACCCACAGCGCGCCCGTCTGCAGCGGCGCCACGATCGTCAGCGTGCCTTCGTCGACAGCCTTATCGAAAGTCGTCTCCGCCTGCGTCCAATGCACCCGGTCGCCGCTCACCCGCGCGCGATAGCCCGGCCAGCCCAGCGGATAGGCGGACGCGTTCAACCCCGTGATTCGCAGCGTCGCCACCGTCCCCGGCTTGGCCGTCACGCGGAAATGGAACCACTGGAAGAATTCGCCGCCGGCATCGCGACGGATGCCCAGCGTCGCCCCATCACCCTCGATGCCGCGCACCTCGATATTGCCCGAATCAAAGGCGCTGTGGATCGCGATCGTCATGCCGCCCGCGTTAGCAGCGCCGGCCGCCGTCCCGAAAGCCTATTTCAGCTTCACCCGCACCGTCTTGCCTGATTCGCCGGGAAAACCCTGCAACAGCGCGCCGGCCAGCGCCTCCACCACCGGCGCCTTCAACACCCCATCCTCGACCGTGGTCGCCCGGCCTTCCCACACCACGCTCTGGTCGCTCTTTCGCTTCATCTGCAACGCCAGCATCGTCGTGCGCACCTGCGTCGGCGTCGATTGCCCCACCGGCACATTGACGCTGCCGCCGATCCCCACGCCCCCGCCGAAGGTGCCGCCGCCGATGCCAATGCGGAACGGCGACGGCTTCGGCACGCCCGCCTGCACGCTCTGCGTCACCGTCATGGTGGCGATCACCTCCGCGCTCTCCGGCGGCGCACTGCGATAGCCCGCCGCCTCCAGGCCCCGCGCCACCGCGGCCGCCTGCCCGCGAAACTCCAGGCTGTCCGTCACGCGCGGATCGGCGCTCACCACCGCCACGGTGGAGCGCGGCGGCGGCGGCGCCAGGTGGAAGCGCGTCACATCCGCCTGCAACCCCGGCTGCGCGCAGGCCGCCAGCAACAGCGGCACCAACCCCAGCCCCAGCTTCGCCCCATGCCGCATCACCCTTCTCCCGCTTCTCCAGCGCAATCTACGCCCTAACCGATACGCCCCACAAGCCAGCCGGTTGCGGCCGTCACAATCGTTGATGCCGAACTACGGGAAACACATTCGAAGCCACTACATCCATTTTGTCATTCAGTTTTTGACCTGCGCCTCATGCGCATAACGCACCATGCTACCAATGCAGCCCCATGCACAAGCGACGTCAAAAGCAGAACTGCAAATGCGGGCAATAGCGCATAGCCTTCAATGCTATCACCATCCGGTACGCCAGCAGCAAAAAACAGAATTGATGCCCCGACGTGATAAATCATAAACGCACATGGAAAAAATAATACATGCAAAATCCAATGAAATCTGCTGTCATCTATCAATTTCCAGATTATTATAGACAACATTATTGGAAAAAGTGCCGAAATGATCCACCCAATAGCTTTAAGATCGGAAGATTTTGAACCGATTCTTTCGAAGAATATAACATTCGGATTGATCGCGTCTTGCAGAAAAGTTAGCAAAACATATGCGATTGCCGCGACATAAACCAATTTCAAGATGCGGGTCATCCCATAACATCGCTCTAAAAATGTGGGTTAGCAAGGGGACTAACTCGCTTCGGAAGCGACGTCGCTCACCCCGCGGTTGACTCCGCCCCCCATCCCCCTTATGCGACCGCGCTTTCCAAGACCACCTGCAGGGCCCGACCAATGAAGATCCGCAACAGCCTGAAGTCGCTCAAGGGGCGGCATCGCGACAACCGCGTCATTCGCCGCCGCGGCCGCACCTACGTCATCAACAAGACCAACCGCCGCTTCAAGGCCCGCCAGGGCTGAGCGTGTCTGCAAATCGTCCAAGGCGGGCTGCAAACGTCGATTCCCTGCGCTTCGGTGCTCACGTGCCTTCACGCACGCTGCGCTCCGATGCTCGACAATCACCGTTTTCGCCACGCCCTGAACGATTTTCAGACACGCTCATCTGATCCAGGGCATGACGATACGTGCCGCGGTCTTCGACGTCGGCCATGTCCTCTATGACTGGGACCCGCGCTACCTCTACGCCAAGCTCATCCCCGATCCGGCGCGGCTGGACTGGTTTCTCAGCCACGTCGTCACCCACGCCTGGCATTTCCAGCATGACGCCGGCCGCGCCTTTGCCGACACCAGCGCCGAGCTGATCGCGCAATATCCAGCCGAACGCGCGCTCATCGAACTCTACGCCCCGCGCTGGCTGGAAACCGTCGGCGACCCCGTCCCCGGCATGGCGGCCATCGTCGCCGCGCTGCACGCCCGCGGCGTGCCGCTCTACGCCATCACCAACTTCTCCGCCGAGTTCTGGTCCCTGTTCCGCCCCACCGCCCCCGTTTTCGACGCCTTCACCGACATCATCGTCTCCGGCGCCGAAAGGTTGGTGAAACCCGATCCAGCCATCTATGCACTGGCAAAACGCCGTTTCACCCTTGATACAGGCGAGGCCATCTTCATCGATGACCGGCCGGACAATGTCGCCGCCGCCGAAGCCGCCGGCTGGATCGGCCACCAGTTCACCGACGCCGCCAGCCTGAAACGCCGGCTCACGCACCTGAAACTACTCGGGTAGCACCTGCCAAACTTAGTTTTCGGGCAGTACCTGCCGCCAGGCGGTCACCGCCACGCTCGCGAACAGCCCGACCTCGGCATAGGGGTCCTTCGCCGCGAACGCCACCGCCGCCTTGCGATCGGGAAAGTTCATCAGCAGCATCGAGCCGATGGGCGCCCCGGCATCATCCAGCAGCGGCCCCGCCACCACCACCTTCTCGACGGCCGCCTTCAGATAGCGCAGATGCTCCGGGCGCGTCGCCGCCCGCAATTCCGCGGACAGCGGCTTGTCGATGCAGTGGATCGCAAAGGTCGGCACCGCCAAGGCTTTGGCACTTTCCCCCAGGCCGGTCCATAGGCTTTCCGCCGTCGCAGCCACCTTGACGCCCGCCGCCGTCATCGCTATGCGCCGCCCTTCGATTTCCCCATTCAGCAAACCCAAGGATCACATGATGTCGCGCGTCTGCGAACTCACCGCCAAAGGTCGGCAGGTCGGCCACAATGTCAGCCACGCCAACAACAAGACCAAGCGCACCTTCCTGCCCAACCTGCAACCGGTCACGCTGATGTCGGATGCGCTCGGCCGCTCGATCCGCCTCCGCGTTTCCACCCACGGCCTGCGCTCGGTCGAGCATGTCGGCGGCCTCGACAACTGGCTGCTGAAGACCAGCGAAGCTGACCTCAGCCTGAAGGCCCGCCGGCTGAAGCGCGAAGTCGCCAAGAAAGTCGCACCGGCCGCCTGACGCGCGCCGGGGCCATGCACCGCCCGCCCGCACGGATCGCAACCGATACCGACCGGGCCGCCGCCCTCGCCCTGCTCACCGCCGCGTTCCAAAGCGACCCGGCGATGACCTACATCTGGCCGGACGCCGCCAGCCGCGCCCGCCGCCTGCCCGCCCTGTTCGCCGCCATCTGGGATGACGACCATGCCCAGGGCGGCACGGCCTTCGTCACCGCCGGCGGCGAGGCCGCCACCCTCTGGCTGCCACCCGGCCACCAGCCCCTGTCCCTCGCCGCCGTGCTGCCGCGGCTCCCCCTCTTCATCCGCCTGCTCGGCGGCGGTTTCTTCCGCGCGCTCGCCAACACCCAGGCGATGGAACGCCACCGTCCCCGCTACCCGCACCATTACCTGCACTTCGCCGGCTGCCACCCCACGCACCAGGGCAAAGGCCACGGCGGCCGCGCCATCCGCGCCGGCCTCGCCCGCGCCGACGCCGACGGTCTCCCCGCCTACCTCGAAACCGCCACCCCCACCAACGTCCCGCTCTACGAATCGCTCGGCTTCCGCACCCTGCACCAATGGACCGTCGGCCAAACCCTCCCTTTCTGGGGCATGCAACGCCCTGCGAGTCCCTAAGGCGCATCGTATGAGCGAAGGTAATGCGCCTGATTAGAGGCAGCGGCGCAATACACCCCTCCTGCCCGGCGTAGCCGAGAGCGGGAGGGGCGACTCGCGCGATAGCGCGGCGGGGGTGGGTGCAAACCGCGCCCTTTCACTCTCCCACCAGCTCGAACTTCAGCAACAACGTCCGCTGCACGGACCGGAAATTGTCATCCGACATCAGATAGAGGAACATCCGCCCCCCCTCCCGACGCAGCGCCATCCCCTCCATATTGTCCACGCTCAGCGGCGGCGCGATCGTCGCCAGCACCTCCGGCCGCACCAGCGTTTCCGTCGCGCTGCCGTCCAGCTGGCCGGCAATGTCCGCCACGGCAATCGCCGCCGCCGCGCCCGTCAACGGCGAGAATTTCCGGTGCAGCACCAGCGCCTTCGTGCCCACCATCACCATGTCGGTGGGATCGAACCCGCTCGGCGGCAGCCAGCTGAAGCGCCGCTCCACCTTGCCGTCGCGCCAGATCAGCGCATCGCGTCCGCCATCCGGCCCCGCCGCCTCTTCCGAAAGCGCCAGCATCCGCCCATCGCCCAGCCGCGTGAACGCCTCCGCGCCGCCATTGCGGGGCCAGGCGCCGCTCGCCGGAATCGCCTCCACCGCCCGCGCCCGCGCCGCCAGCGTCTCCGGCGCGCACGCATCGATCCCGTCATAACGCTGGATGCGATGGGTCTGCTCGAACGCCACGTCCGCCTCACCGCCGCTCAGCGAGACCGCCTCGGCATCCCCCGCCTCCTTGGTGGGCGGCGGCGCGCCATCCGCCCCCAGCACCGGCGCCAGCCAGGCCCGCCCCACGCCGGTCAATCGCCCCTTGCCTTCCACCGGCTCGAACGCCATCCAGTTGCCGGTATCGCTCACCGCCAGCAGCCGGCCGCACCGCCCCTCCCAGGCCAGCGCAGACCAGCCGCCGAACCGCCGCTCGTCGGACCGCAGCACCAGCCCGCCCATGAAGCGCAACCGCCCCACCCGGTCCGCCGCCGCATCCTCCGGGTTCATCGCCAGCGCTTCGGCCCGCACCGCAATCTCGCTCACCTCCCCCGCCGCGGAGGGCGCGCCGGCCGCGAACAGCGCCACCGCGCCCCCGAACGCCACCGCCAGCAGCATCTTCACCGTCTCGAAAAACATGGGGGCGGCCATAGCAGGGCGCGCGCCGCCCCGCTATCACCCGCAACGTGTTTCCCCCGCCACCCCCCGCCGCCCGCGACTGCCTCACCCGCATCTTCGGCTTTGCCGATTTCCGCCCCTCCCAGGGTGCAATCGTCGGCGCGCTCTGCGCCGGGCAGGATGTCGCCGCCATCATGCCGACGGGCGCCGGCAAATCGCTCTGCTACCAGATCCCCGCCCTGGTCCGCCCCGGCACCGCCCTCGTCATCTCGCCGCTCATTGCCCTCATGCAGGACCAGGTGCGCGCCTTGACCGGCTTCGGCGTCCGCGCCGCCAGCCTCACCAGCGCCGACCCGGCAGACGCGCAGGCCCGCACCCGCGCGGCGCTCGAACGCGGCGCGCTCGACCTGCTGTACGTCTCCCCCGAACGGCTCGCCACGCCGGCCTTCCAGTCGCTCCTCGCCACCACGCGAATCGCGCTGGTGGCGGTGGACGAGGCACATTGCGTCTCCGAATGGGGCCATGATTTCCGCCCCGAATACCGCCTCATCCGCGGCGTCCTCGATTCGCTGCCGAACGTCCCGCGCATCGCGCTCACCGCCACCGCCGACGCCAACACCCGCGCCGACATCTGCGCCAACCTGGGCATCGATCCCGCGAACATGCTGGTCGCCGGCTTCGACCGGCCCAACATCACCTACCGGGTCGAACCCCGCCGCAACCCCCGCGCCCAGATCACCGCCTTGTTGCAGAAACACCCGCAGGCGTCCGCGATCATCTATTGCCGCAGCCGCGCCCAGGTGGACCAGATCGCCGACGCGCTCGCCGCCGCCGGCTTCCCGGCGCTGCCCTACCACGCCGGGCTGGACGCCCCCACCCGCAGCGCCAACCAGGCGCGCTGGGCCGCCGAACCCGGCCAGATCATGGTCGCCACCGTCGCCTTCGGCATGGGCGTGGACAAGCCAGACGTCCGCCTCGTCATCCACCTCGGCCTGCCCAAAAGCATCGAGGGCTATTATCAGGAAACCGGCCGCGCCGGGCGGGACGGCGACCCCGCCACCGCGGTCACCCTGCACGGCAGCAGCGACATCAGCCGCAACCGGCAATGGCTGGACGAGATCGAGGACCCCGCCCGCCGCGCCATCGAGGCCGAGCGCCTGGCCGCGCTGCTGCGCTTCGTCGAGGCCACCGGCTGCCGCCGCGTCCCCCTCCTCGCGCATTTCGGCGATTCGCCGGCGCCGTCCTGCCGCGCCTGCGACAATTGCCTGTCACCGCCGCGCCTCAGCGACCTCACCGAACCGGCGCGCAAGCTGCTCTCCGCCGTCTATCGCACCGGGCAGCGCTTCGGCATCGCCCACCTCACCGACGTGCTGCGCGGCCAGGCCACGCCGCGTGTCAACGATCTCGGCCACGACCGGCTGCCGCTGTTCGGCATCGGCGCCGACCTGCCCAAGACCGCCTGGGCCGCCCTTGCCCGCACGCTGGAGGCCGAGGAAGCGCTGCTGCGCGATGCCGACCATCACGGCCTCCGCCTCGGCCCCGCCGCGCGCGCCATCCTGAAGGGCGAACGCAGCGTGCGCGTCGCCGACAGCGCGCTGGCGCCCAGGGCGAAACGCGAACGCCGCCGTGATCGCGGCACCCCCGCCGACAGTTCCGACCCCCGGTTTGAGCGCCTGCGCGCGCTGCGCCGCGAGCTTGCGGTCGCCGCCGGCGTGCCCCCCTACGTCATCTTCCACGACAGCGTGCTGCACGCGATCGTCGCCGCCAACCCGCGCAACCTCGCCGACCTCGCCACCATCCCCGGCGTCGGCGAAGCCAAGCGCGAGCGCTACGGCGCCGCCTTCCTCGCCGCCCTCGGCCGATGAAGGTCACATGAAGGAAAGTTTAAGGAACGCTTCAATCAGGCGCACGTAATTCCCGTCTCACACCAGCAGATGGTGGATTCGAAGGAGCATGATGATGCAGAAAGCCATGATCACCGCCGCCGCTGCCCTGCTGGCCGCCCCGGCGCTGGCCAGCCCGCCGGACTGGGCGCCCGCGCACGGCTGGCGCGGCGACCGCGTCCAGTATCAGGACTGGCGCGACCCCGATTTCCGCGACGGTTATCGCAACGGCTATTGGCAGGGCGTGCGCAAGGACGACCGCGACGACTGGCGCGATGAACGCCGCGCCTACCGCGAGGGTGTGCGCGACGGCCGCCGCTATGAAAAGCGCCATGACGACTGGCGCGACGACCGCCGCGACTGGCGCCAGCATTATCGCGGCGATCGCTATTATTACACCCAGGCCTACAACAACGGCTGGCGCTACCAGAATGACCGCTGGTATCGCGGCGACCCGCGTTACAGCCGCAACGTCGGCTACTGGCGTGGTGACGACGGCCGCTATTATTGCCGTCGCAGCGACGGTACCACCGGCCTCTTGGTCGGCGCGCTGGCCGGCGGCACCCTCGGCAACCTCGTCGCCGGCCGCGGCGACAAGCTGCTCGGCAGCGTGCTCGGCGGCGGCATCGGCGCCATCATCGGCAGCGAAATCGACAAAGGTAGTGTTCGCTGCCGCTGAAGCGGCAAGGGCAGCGTCCGCTGCCGCTGATCGAGTGCATGGGATAGAAGCGAAGCCCCTCCCCCGCTTGCGGGGGAGGTGTCAGCAAAGCTGACGGAGGGGGACATCCCTGCACACGCCCCACAAAACCCCCTCCCCCCACGTGAGCGCAGCGAACGTAGAGTGGGGGGGACGGGGTGGGGGTCGTGCCGCAAAGACCAAATCACGTGCGTCACCCCCTCCGCCACCGCGCCATGAAAAACCCGTCCGCGCCACCCTCCACCATCCCCGGCAGCACCCGCACCGTGCCATCCGCCGCGGGCGTCACCCAATCCGGCAGCTCCGCTGTCAGCAGCGGCTCAGCCACCACCCCGGGCGGCGGTGCATGCTCCTCTCCCTCCGCCCGCTCCAGCGAGCACACCGCATAGACCATTCGCCCCCCCGGCTTCAGCCATGCCGCCGCCCGGGCCCGCAACGCCGCCTGCACCACCAGCAGCGCGCCCAGATCCTCCATCGCCTTCAGGTGCAGCAGGTCGGGATGCCGCCGGAACACGCCGCTTGCCGAACAGGGCGCGTCCAGCAGCACCGCATCGAACGCCTGCCCCGGTTCCCACTCCAGCGCATCGGCCACCACGATCTCCGCGCGCAGGTCCGTGCGCGCCAGGTTCGCCTCGATCCGCGCCACCCGCCGCGCCTCCTTCTCCAGCGCCACCACATGCGCCCCGCGCGCCGCCAGCTGCATCGTCTTGCCCCCCGGCGCCGCGCACAGGTCCAGCACGCGCATCCCCGCCACATCGCCCAACAGCGTCACCGGCAGCTGCGCCGCCACATCCTGCACCCACCAGTCGCCGCTGGCATAGCCGGGAATCGCCTCTACGCCATGGGTCCCCGCCAGCCGAAGATGCCCCGGCAGCAAGGACACCCCCTCCAGCCCGTCAGTCGCCCGCTGCACCGCCACATCCAGCGGCGGCACCTCGGCGAGCGCCGCGCTCGCCGCCGCCACCATGTCCTCGCCCCACTGCGCCCGCCACCGCGCCGCCCACGCCGGCGGCAGCGTCGGCACCGGCGGCAATGCCGCGCGCCGCTTGAACAGCGTCGAGAGCACCCCGTGCGCCAGCCGCCGCGGGCCGCCCGCCAACAGCGGCAGCGCGGTCGCGATCACCGCATGCGGCGGCGTCCCCAGCCGCAGCGCCCCCACCAGCGCCACCCGCAGCACCTGCCGCACGCGCACGTCGGGCGCCAGCACCTCGGCCGTCGTGCTGTCGATCAGCGCGTCCAGATCCACCAGCCAGCGCAGCGCCTGCCCCACCAGGGCGTGCGCCAGCGCCCGGTCATTGCCCTGCGGCAATCCCCCCAGCGCGCCGCCCAGCACCGCGTCCAGCGGCTTCCCCAGCACGGTCACCGCGTGCAGCAGCTGCACCGCCGCCCGCCGCGCCGGCGTGCCCGCGGGATCGCCCTCAGCGATTGCCGCCGCCCAGGAACAGGCCGATCCGCTTCATGTAGCTGACCGGGAACAGCCGCGTGATCACATCGATGAACCGCGCATCCGGTCCGATCAGCACCCGATGCCGTCGCTTTTCCATGCCCGAGATGATCACCTCCGCGGCTTCCTCCGGCGTCGTCCGCGCCGCCTTCTCGAACTCGGCGGCACTGTCGATGGCGTTCGGCGTCCCCGGCATGTGCGCGATCTGCTTGGCGTTCCGCGCCACATTGGTCTTGATGCCGCCCGGGTGCACGCGGATCACCGTCACGTTCGGATCGGTGACCTTCAGCTCCTCATGCATCGCCTCAGTGAGCCCGCGCACCGCGAACTTGCTGGCGTTGTAGGCCGATTGCGTCGGATAGGCCATCATCCCGAACACGCTGGAAATATTGACGATCCACCCCGACCCCTGCGCCGCCGCGCGGGCGCGGACATGCGGCAGCGCCAGCCGGCAGCCTTCCACCACCGCATCGAAATTCACCGCCATCACCCGGTCGAAATCCTCGCGCGGGCAGTCGGCGAACGGCGCCACCACGCTCAGCCCGGCATTGTTGATGATGCCGTCCAGCCCGCCGAAGGACGTGACCGCCCCCTCCACCCAGCGCCGCAACGCCGCATGGTCGGTCACATCGAACGCGGCGCTCGAAACGGGATAATTGCCCAGCAGCCGCACCGTCTCGGCCAGGCCATCGGCGTCCTTGTCGGCGAGCGCAACGCTGGCCCCGCGCCGCGCCAGTCCCAGCGCCAGCGCCCGGCCGATGCCGCTCCCCGCGCCGGTCACCGCGATCACCTTCCCCTGCAAAGACGCCATCCACCCCTCCTTGTCGTGCCTTGCGCGAAACCCTAGATGCCAAGGCGGAAAAGGAAACCCCTGATGGCCGACCAGCCCGTTCCGCCAGCCGCCCCGCCACCGGCCGACCCGCCCG carries:
- a CDS encoding glycine zipper 2TM domain-containing protein — protein: MMMQKAMITAAAALLAAPALASPPDWAPAHGWRGDRVQYQDWRDPDFRDGYRNGYWQGVRKDDRDDWRDERRAYREGVRDGRRYEKRHDDWRDDRRDWRQHYRGDRYYYTQAYNNGWRYQNDRWYRGDPRYSRNVGYWRGDDGRYYCRRSDGTTGLLVGALAGGTLGNLVAGRGDKLLGSVLGGGIGAIIGSEIDKGSVRCR
- a CDS encoding RsmB/NOP family class I SAM-dependent RNA methyltransferase, with the translated sequence MAEGDPAGTPARRAAVQLLHAVTVLGKPLDAVLGGALGGLPQGNDRALAHALVGQALRWLVDLDALIDSTTAEVLAPDVRVRQVLRVALVGALRLGTPPHAVIATALPLLAGGPRRLAHGVLSTLFKRRAALPPVPTLPPAWAARWRAQWGEDMVAAASAALAEVPPLDVAVQRATDGLEGVSLLPGHLRLAGTHGVEAIPGYASGDWWVQDVAAQLPVTLLGDVAGMRVLDLCAAPGGKTMQLAARGAHVVALEKEARRVARIEANLARTDLRAEIVVADALEWEPGQAFDAVLLDAPCSASGVFRRHPDLLHLKAMEDLGALLVVQAALRARAAAWLKPGGRMVYAVCSLERAEGEEHAPPPGVVAEPLLTAELPDWVTPAADGTVRVLPGMVEGGADGFFMARWRRG
- a CDS encoding SDR family NAD(P)-dependent oxidoreductase — translated: MASLQGKVIAVTGAGSGIGRALALGLARRGASVALADKDADGLAETVRLLGNYPVSSAAFDVTDHAALRRWVEGAVTSFGGLDGIINNAGLSVVAPFADCPREDFDRVMAVNFDAVVEGCRLALPHVRARAAAQGSGWIVNISSVFGMMAYPTQSAYNASKFAVRGLTEAMHEELKVTDPNVTVIRVHPGGIKTNVARNAKQIAHMPGTPNAIDSAAEFEKAARTTPEEAAEVIISGMEKRRHRVLIGPDARFIDVITRLFPVSYMKRIGLFLGGGNR